TTCGCCCGAAGGCGAGTCGAGGAAGAAGGAGCCTCCTCATCGGGAAAATTCGGTCAGCGCACAgtgcgatagcgcacatcccgatagcacacataaaatttaaagtaattcccgatagcgcacattccgATAGTGCACAACACAGAAAGGCCCGTTGCCCCGATAACGCAAAACATAAAAGACGCATTGTCCCGATTGCACACAATGCAAAAAGCGCATTATCCCGATAactcacatcccgatagcacacacctcacagcgcacatcccgatagcgcacattccAATAGCGCAAATTCCGATAGCGTACATCCCCacagcgcacatcccgatagcgcacatcccgatagcgcacatcccgataacgcacatcccgatagcgcacatctcgatagTGCACATCCCGGTAACACGCAATtttgtgcgctatcgggaaaaagatgttttaattcccgatagcgcacatcccaatagcGCTCATCCCGATaccgcacatcccgatagcgcacatcccgatagcgtacatcccgatagcgcatatcccgatagcgcacatctcgaCAGGGTACATCTCGACAGGATACATCCCAATAGCGcacgggatgtgcgctatcgcacTGTGCGCTAACGGCACCCACTCCCCCTCACCACGTTAAGGTAAATCTCCATCAAGGGGGGGcgccctcccccccccccttttttttcgaacctaacctaaccctattttagttgtaattcgGCCAAGAATATCcaattgaccacgttgcaatattagatttaaaattaaactaaaatagaattaggAATTAGATTGGATTAAGAAAAATATGGGAACGGAGTGCAAGGAAAGGTTCTCTGTACGacacgtaaaaatttttcctaacctaatccataatttcaaatttaatatcattacaaatttcGACAAAAGTAAGGGTaggttaagttagaaaaaatacggggagggggtGCTTCGTTCCTCtcccgcccacgcgttctctgtaccacatatttatgtgtatatgtgagtatatgtatatatatttgagtaTATGTGTCtttattgcttttaattttcataaactttttatgcttataactttttaacgaaaggcgagcgacggctaaaacttgttggacGTTACTTAGGCTCATGACCTTAACAACATATGTCAAACTCAAGGTTATCGGAGCAACCTCTCCTATTTGATATATTTaccttaaaaaaagtttcaaaattatatataacaatttaaaaatataagatttaaaaaaacgttagtTGTTgggatcgaacctgggacctcaaGCCTAGTCGACGTCCTAACACTTTACTCTACGTCGCTTGATCGATAATCGTTCTTCTGTACCAAtaaatgctggaaatatttaattgtcattttctcgagaatgcctaagaaTGCCTCACAACGAATGGCCTTACTACTGTAAaagtgtgagtgaatactacacacataaaattttattaatattggtgATATGCATCTCGAGAACTTCCCTTGTGAGTATTACCAACAACTCgtattctttatataataaaattaataattgggCCATCTATGTTTAAATTGTGACTTACTTTTGCCTGTAAGCTGAGATGTATCTAAATCGTCATCAGTAGTTTGCAAAGATACTGAAAACAAGGTAGCAATGTTATTGTAACGATACATGTTTCGACATGTATGaagttattattgtaaaaaaaagggagaaaagaagtaaaagtatattaaaatatatttaatataaaataaatgttgttattattatacacTACAAAATATGTGTAAAGAATAAAAGAGTACAAAAAAACATACATATTGTCACAACATAATTTTCATCTACGTAAATGCGATCTTTATCCTCCACATAATGCTTAAAGCACTCGTGCTCTAGAAAATTAGTGGTGAACGGGGTGTATTCCaaaagttctatcaaaaatatttcttttagttATAAGGTTGGtagcactgtaactaactacgctgtgttccgtaatgaaagttgagtttgtgatttCATTAGCTTGCTGAGACCAGCAGagaggttagtttaatttcttgtaatttaattatttataaaataattctaataaagtactatttattaaaataattctaatcatgtattatttattaaaataatatttactaataataatatttattttaaaataggaattaagcaaaagatggattttcaaaaattccgtgaagctaaaaattgcaagttcccagataacaaaatgcgcgcgTAGTGAATTCACAGAGCGCGCATGCCGTGCGGATTATCCGCACGGTGTGAGCTCACGGTATCTgacagatgcgtcatcatatCAGAATCATAAGGTGCTTTTCCATGGGCATCAGGTGACGCTTGAAACGTGCGTCAAGATGCTCGGGTTAGGTTAGATTAGTAGAAATAACGTCTGACGAAATATTCTGACGCTCAATGAAAAAGGTTTTAATGCGTCATTTTCTGGCACTCACGTTAGAAAGTAGGTACACATAACCTCAAacctacatatatttatttattggaacATTTGGagcaatttcgaaaaaaatgtgttagcCGTTAATGAAACATTATGAGTGGATGGTagaatgtacaaataaaattaacttaagaaATGTAGAAATACAGAAAAAACGCATAGCAGCAGCAATTGCAATGATAGCTGCAattgaagaaagtgaaagaagaaaatatagaaaaaagaattacTAGATTGCAGAGATTTTCGAGAATCTTGAAATGCGTGGATTTTATCACGCGATCTTTCCAATTTTACGATTAAAAGATCTGCGATTTACAAATTATCGTCGCATGTCCGCCACAGAGTTTGAGGAATTGTTGTGTTTAGTAGGGCCAACAATAACTAAACAGTATGTGCGCGATCCAATTTCTGCACCAGAATGATTAGTGTTGACTTTAAGATTTGTATAtagtaatataactttatttacaGTTCTGTAAAAAGCATTCTttcttacaaggggaggaccaagtgagagacccctggattttgatcccaatttttttagttattctggagacgaaaaaaaagtttacgtctcccggcgtttcattgaataggccttagtttcgaaataataaatttgtgaaaattggccaaaccgccgcgcgccatatgagccttcccggtaactgttctcgtaaccagtgcagttggctccgtgcgttagatgcttgcttcacaatcgtaaaaTCCGGGtccgctcccggatgtgtgcaatatttttttttcttttttttctttttttaataaatgtatttatttatcttgatgatattaatatagtatgcaaattttttaaatagaaaatttaatttaatatcattttctaaacttcaatttaaatttaatttgaagggaatttgaattcaagtaataacatttgaaataataaataggtaataataataataatatataagttacttgaaacggataacatataaaagcaacgtatctaaattttcaaattgtttaatttaaaatttgttgaaaaacattttctttttctgccaTTGTTACAACTTTTCacattgaaaacttttttgatcGAGAAATAGCTGCCCATGTAGCTGCGGCTGTTTGCAAGGGCAAACTGGCTAGGGCAGATGCCAATTATTCTCCTCCCACCACCTAACTATAACCGTAACTTTTTAAAAGCCCTACCTGAAGGTGCAGTTACATGCAAGCGTCGAGTTGCGCAGAAGTTATTGCGCAGCAAGGACAAAACGTGAAAGAATTTCGGCTTTATAACCGACTACATACCTGCAAGAGGATTAAAAACctctcgtttatttaccattttatatccacttcttttaccagtgttaaatttaaacaatttgaaaatttagatacgttgcctttatatgttatccgtttcaaataacttatatattattattattattacctatttattggacttccgtttccggtagcgagagtgatagTCGTGTGTTTGTAAGGTGTGTTTGGTGAGACTGTGTTTTTGAGAAGAAGGGCAGGATTGGAGTGTGAGGGGGTGAGGGGACGGAAAAGTAGCAGGTGGAGTTGGGAGAATAAGGGATAGGGCAGGGGTAAGGGAATAGGGAGACAGAAGTGATAGCAGGGTTGGGActggatttggaggttagacgggataGTAGGTatagagaaaagagaggaagcagaaaagagggagggtagcgacatcggacggtagaagtgagaagcatagcAGGAGAGAGTTAGTGCAgtcgcgggaaattttgaattggagtaaTCTACTGAGTATCCAATATAATATCTTaacatataatttgatatttttacattttctaaacttaattgatttgttttcttagattaaaagtgataatcttaaatataaaaagagtcattctagtaaatattttaaataggaaaattGGCAGAttagaagaaagacgagatggaggaaggaaagaagggagggaaagagagggaaaaagaagTAGAGGGGAACGGAGAGGAAAGGAGAAGAGTAGGAAGGCCGAGCAAGGCAGAAAGTCTTATGAGGGAAAGATCAAACAGTGCGCCACTGCTAGAATTgttgaagagaggagagaaaaggaagggtgaaCAGGGGGAGGAGACTAGAGTAGAGGAGGGAGAAATCTTTAAGAGGAGCAATATGGTAAAGAGATCGCCGGTAAGGCAAGAAGAAGGAGGGCTAAGGGAGATATTACGAGAGGTAAGGGAAGGTTTTAAAGAATGAAAAGTGAATTGAGAGAATTGAGGGACGGTAGAgaagagatgagggaatggatggaggaAATGAGGAAAAGAGTAGACAATTTGGAGAGAAGAGTGGAGGATATAAAGAAAGGTAGGGGAAGGGCGGAGAAGGTGACgggaggaagggagaaggaTAAAGAAGAAGAGATAGAGCAGATGCAGATAAGAGGAAAGAGTGAAACGAAGGAACTAGAAGAAAGAATGAGGAGACTAGAATTAGAAAGGGAAAAGGGGGAAAGggagaagaggaaaaggaatataattataaaggggGTAAGAGtaaaggaggagggaaaggaggaattaaaaagagagattgaAAAGATAGTAGAGGCAACGGGGGTggtagcgagagtggaaggggtgaggaggatagggaataaagataaagataaagataagggGGAGGGGTCATGGTATGGGTGAGATTAGCGAGTGTGAGGGAGAAAATTGATGTGATGAAGGGAAAGATGAAGCTGAGGGATAGGAAGGAGTGGATCGTGGACGACTtgacggaaaaagagagaagggtagAGTGGTGTATAAAGAGGGAagcagaaaggaatagaagaaaaggaaagaagataagagtaggatatatgaaaatgtggatCGAGGATAAATTGTGGATATGGGATGAGATCAAAGATCAATTAAGGGAATGGAGGGGAAGAGATGTAAGAGTGGAGGAGAGAGGGGGAAGggaggagaaagggaaagaggttTTTTAATAGGGGGGGATGGGgtaggagagagggagaaggatgGGAATAAGGGAAATGGCAAATATGATAGAAGGAGGAATAGAAAAAGGAGAGacaataaagaatataaaataggtttttggaatgtagcaggcaTGGAAATAAAGAGGAGGACTTTAgggagaaattgaagaaatgggatgtgatgtttttgagtgagacatggttacagaagaaaggaTGGGAGAGGATGAAAAGATGGTTACCGAAGGGATATATTTGAGAGGTGCAAGAAGCGGGaagaaagagcaaaaaagggagggcaatggggggGATGATTGTAGGGATTAGGGATGGgatagaaagaggaaaagagaataggAAAAGGAGAGAGGTGGGTTTACAGGTGAGTAAAGTCAAATTAGGGGGAGAATGGTGGAAACTAGTGGGTGTATACGTGAATGGGGATTTAGAGGAAAAAACGAGACAATTAAGAGTGTGGatggaggagagagaggagggggtaagtatattaatagggggggattttaatgcgagaacgggcagagaggggggaggtataggagaggaggaagagggaggggtaggggaaagagagagaaattcaaaAGATAGGAAGGTGaatggagagggaaagaaattgtgtggttttttaaaggaattaggATGGTCAATTCTGAACGGATGTATAAAGGGAGATGAGGAGGGAGAATGGACATATAATGGTGGGAAGGGGGGGACTGTAATTGACTATGTAATCGGAAATGAGGATACGAGAGGTAAAGTggtaaagatgaaggtggaggactgGGTGGACTCGGATCATCAGCCATTAACGGTGTATGTGAAGGGGGGAGGAAGGAGGGAAGAAAGGattgggaaaagaaaaggaagagaaagaagaggggtgtggacggaagagggaagaaaaaaatttgaggaatacatgGGCAAGAGGGATAATGTTTCGGAGGTGGTTGAGGAGGAttggaggaaattgaaaaagagagtggaaagagcattggaaagagtagagagagaagagaaaaaggtgcggagaggatggtgggatataGAATGTAGGAatatgaaaagagaagtaagggaagagtttaaaaagtggaagaaaagaggagggaatgGGGAGAAATATAAGGAGATGAGGAAGGGATACAGAGAATATTgtaaggaaaagaaaagaagggaaagagaaagatgggagaaagaaTTGGAAGGTGTAAGAACGGAAGGGGATGTTTGGAGGGTAGTAAATagggggaagagaaagagaaagagagtcacggaagggatcgaaatgagggaatgggagggacactttagaaaggtgttggggggagtagagtggagggTGAGAGGGGTGGTGAGGGGAAGAGAAGGAGTGGAAGATGATATCAGTAGGGAAGAAATAGCAAGGGCGATAAGTAAACTGAAGGAGGGAAAAGCGGCGGGAAGGGATGGTATcgtaaatgaagtatggaaatatgggggaagaGAAATAAAGGAATGGCTGTGGGAAATATGTGACAGAGTGTGGAGAGGAGAGGGGTGGCCGGAGGAGTGGAGGGAGGGGGTGGTGgtgccgatagtgaaaaagggggaagggGAGAGGGTTGAAGACTATAGAGGGATCACGCTAACGCAGACGGCGTACAAGGTGTACGCAGCGGTacttgcggagagattgagggaggagGTGGAGAAGAAGGGGATACTCCCACcaagtcaaacggggtttaggagaggggtaggcacAATCGATCAGATTTACGTGCTGAATTATATGATAAGCAAGAGGGTGGCAGTAAGTAAAGGCAAGATGGTAGTGCTATATATAGACCTGAAagctgcgtttgactcggtggatagggaaatcctcatacagatgatgagggagaagggagttagagaaagcttggtcgtgaggtgcgaggaggtactggaggagaccctaagtagagtgagggtgggggaaaaggtaggggaaaacttttggacgggGAAAGGGGTAAGACAGGGATGCCCTCTGAGCCCATGCTTATTCACGCTATTGCTGGCGGATTTAGATGAGGAGTTAGAGAGGGAGGGATGGGGAGGAGTGAGGGTAAAGGGAAGGAAAATATACTCTCTAGCGTAtgcagatgatgtggcagtggttgcagaggaggagacagggatgaaagggaTGATTAAGACATTAGAAAGCTACATAGAACGGAAGGGACTAGAGGTCAATGTagaaaagacgaaaataatgaggtgtagaaggggaggcggaagacagaaaaagatggtgtggaaatggaaaggaagagagatagaagaggtgagaaaataAGGGAGGGTGGGGCACATAGTGACAGTTTTGGGAAATTCGTTTTCAAAGTCCATTTTTTAAGTTGGTAgtcaaatattttgatttgtacaTTTTCGTTTAACCTATATAAACACAATCtgtcttttatattaatattatgagcCGTATTTAAGGAAAGATACGTCGTCAAAAAGATCTTTGCATTTGTCACTACGTACCCCAGGCTGGTGTACATAGTGACAATTTCGGGGGCAGATAGTGACAACTCCattatcattaaaatcagaGACTGCAAGATATcactaaactttttattaaataccaTAGGTATTATATTAAcgtatgtaacattaaaaaaataaatttgaagaaaaaaactacaaacattttaaaaattatttattataataaagaaatatgctttctatctgaaataaataaattttaaattaggttTAATGTCGGTGTGAAAGAGATAcacatacataaatttatataatttatttaacatatcaTTTTCAAGCAAAAGATATGGCTGCCTATTACAGTCAGATctcaaaattaatgaaaatattgctGGCagcaaaatatatctttttataatatctttttaaactatattttttaaatatatcattataaaacAAACTCTCTTTGGTTTTGCTTAAACATATAAAGATCACTGCAgatcacagaaaaaaaattatcacaagTACTGGatagaaatatgtaacattagtAGGTAATACGATCGTTATTATCTCCAGGCTTCCAAAccgatttttctttataatattctcTACAAAAAACTTGCTTTCTTTAGTCTTAATGACACTAAGATAAATTCTCCTTTTTCTGAGATTTTTTCATGTTATCATTATCAAAACATATATTCTTTTTCACCTTTTTTTGTCCTTTCTGATTTTCCTTAGTTTCTACTGTTTTTTGTTCttgtctttttcttctttcttcagctttgtttttctttaattctttttcgttTTCTCGCTGagctatttcatttttttcaggCGTATCAGTTGCTATCATGCATCTTCCTTTTCGTTTATTCCTTCGCTTATTTTCTTGCTGTTTTGCTTTTGGTAAACCTCGAATATCTGCTGGACCACGAAAAGAAGGCTCATTTGAAGAGGAAGCAGATGGATATTCACtgacattaacattgatatcaaatttatttgtgttGATTCCTTCTTCAGTGATATCAACAAGAATGTTAGTAGGTGTCATTATTTCAGGAGAGGAAATGGAATCTGCCTTAGAAGAATCAGGCTTTTCTGTTACACTAGCCATGATAAAATCAGATTCTTGAAATACATTCCTATTGAATGGGAAGATTCCAGTTGTTTCAAAACTCTTTATGATATTATGAGGAGTTACTGCTTTGCAGAGTGCCTCTTTGACAAAACCAGCTATGCGATATAATGTAGGAGGACTAGCAGGATTATTCATAAGATATGAATTAATAGCGTTATCATAATGAACCTTAAATGGACCAAAGATTCCCACATCTAGAGGCTGAAGTCTGTGAGTGCAGTGAGGAGGAAAAGTAAATATTACCACGCCATTTTCTTTTGCAAGATTTAAAGTCTTTGTAGAAAAATGAGTTTCCACGTTATCCAACAATAAAAGAGTAGGATTTTGCTTAGATGATTTAGTGCAATTGATGAAGTGCTCCATAACATGGAAAAATGATTCTTTTGTCATGTACCCCTTTTCATTTCCTAATCCAAGAGATCCAGGAAAAGCATTTATCATTAAGTCTGGTATACGTTTCTTTCGAGGAAATATAAGCACAGGAGGTAAAACAACACCGAAAGCACCAATAATAACGCATGTAGTAACAGATGTCCCTCTCTCTGCGCCCTTTATTTGATGAACTTGTTTTACACCCTTTGGTGAGACGATTTTTCTCTGATTTTGGACAGTTGAAGTGCACGTTTCATCCAAATTATAAATTCGAGATCCATTCTTGAATGAATCACTCCTTAAAAGTACTTCTTCTAATTTGTTGAAGAATATTTCAACGTTAGTCTTATTGAAAGCCA
The DNA window shown above is from Solenopsis invicta isolate M01_SB chromosome 10, UNIL_Sinv_3.0, whole genome shotgun sequence and carries:
- the LOC120358754 gene encoding uncharacterized protein LOC120358754; amino-acid sequence: MAFNKTNVEIFFNKLEEVLLRSDSFKNGSRIYNLDETCTSTVQNQRKIVSPKGVKQVHQIKGAERGTSVTTCVIIGAFGVVLPPVLIFPRKKRIPDLMINAFPGSLGLGNEKGYMTKESFFHVMEHFINCTKSSKQNPTLLLLDNVETHFSTKTLNLAKENGVVIFTFPPHCTHRLQPLDVGIFGPFKVHYDNAINSYLMNNPASPPTLYRIAGFVKEALCKAVTPHNIIKSFETTGIFPFNRNVFQESDFIMASVTEKPDSSKADSISSPEIMTPTNILVDITEEGINTNKFDINVNVSEYPSASSSNEPSFRGPADIRGLPKAKQQENKRRNKRKGRCMIATDTPEKNEIAQRENEKELKKNKAEERRKRQEQKTVETKENQKGQKKVKKNICFDNDNMKKSQKKENLS